A section of the Kluyveromyces lactis strain NRRL Y-1140 chromosome F complete sequence genome encodes:
- the ARC40 gene encoding Arc40p (highly similar to uniprot|Q754U3 Ashbya gossypii AFL022W AFL022Wp and similar to YBR234C uniprot|P38328 Saccharomyces cerevisiae YBR234C ARC40 Essential subunit of the ARP2/3 complex which is required for the motility and integrity of cortical actin patches) gives MSDIAAQFKLVKGSIYSHCFNQDRSLLAITYDTDCYVYKVSAAKQPQLVAVLPDHDKTVTAVDISVHGRIVTCSQDRNAIVWEPLSNGTYKPTLVLLRINRAATCVSWASSGYKFAVGSSARIIAVCYYEQENDWWVSKHIKKPIKSTINALSWHSNCVLLACGGTDGYARVFSGFIKGLDTKEQVAGSPWGEKFPFGSLVREWYQGAWIHDIKWRSSIDKVAFVTHDGSLNITDYTDDIKSVDNPEGLPFITLCWINDHEILAAGFSNHPVLYSEGSRGWEVSKILDSPVKSAGKLVASTGDDEEEGAFGMSALRKFKELDLKGKVSQQEEKSTHVNSITELAAYKESNNNVTQVSSVGLDGKLVIYKL, from the coding sequence ATGTCTGATATCGCTGCTCAATTCAAATTGGTCAAAGGATCTATTTATTCTCACTGTTTCAATCAGGACAGAAGCCTTTTGGCAATCACCTATGATACTGATTGTTACGTTTACAAAGTCTCTGCTGCAAAGCAACCTCAATTGGTAGCAGTACTACCAGATCACGACAAGACTGTTACTGctgttgatatttctgTTCACGGTCGTATTGTAACTTGTTCACAAGATCGTAATGCCATTGTGTGGGAGCCCTTATCTAATGGTACTTATAAGCCAACTTTAGTCTTATTGAGAATTAACAGGGCCGCAACCTGTGTTTCATGGGCTTCATCCGGTTACAAGTTTGCAGTCGGTTCTAGTGCTAGAATCATTGCTGTGTGCTACTACGAGCAGGAGAATGATTGGTGGGTTTCCAAGCACATCAAAAAACCTATCAAGTCCACTATCAATGCCTTGTCATGGCACTCAAATTGTGTCCTTTTGGCATGTGGTGGTACTGATGGTTACGCTCGTGTGTTTTCCGGTTTCATTAAGGGATTGGATACCAAGGAACAAGTTGCTGGCTCTCCATGGGGTGAGAAATTCCCATTTGGTTCTTTGGTTAGAGAATGGTACCAGGGTGCCTGGATCCACGATATCAAATGGAGATCTTCCATCGATAAGGTCGCATTTGTCACCCACGATGGTTCCTTGAATATCACTGATTACACTGACGATATTAAGAGTGTAGACAACCCAGAAGGTCTTCCATTCATCACCTTATGTTGGATCAATGATCATGAAATTTTAGCAGCTGGTTTCTCAAATCATCCTGTTTTGTACAGCGAAGGTTCAAGGGGTTGGGAAGTGTCCAAGATTTTGGATAGCCCAGTTAAGAGTGCTGGCAAATTGGTAGCATCAACTGGggatgatgaagaagaaggtgcCTTCGGTATGTCCGCATTGAGAAAGTTCAAGGAATTGGATTTGAAGGGTAAAGTTAGCCAGCAAGAAGAGAAATCTACCCATGTGAACTCAATTACAGAATTGGCTGCTTACAAGGAATCTAACAACAACGTCACtcaagtttcttctgttggTTTGGATGGTAAACTTGTTATATACAAGTTGTAG
- the DAD3 gene encoding Dad3p (similar to uniprot|P69850 Saccharomyces cerevisiae YBR233W-A DAD3 Essential protein component of the DASH complex involved in spindle integrity and kinetochore function interacts with Duo1p and Dam1p localizes to intranuclear spindles and kinetochore), which yields MSSELTPLQRSVLDKYRFLAESLRELSETLSDLNNTHEDSKPEAILQEMREIEVKISLVSTLLKGSVYSLVIQRRMDHQQKPSDL from the coding sequence ATGTCTTCGGAACTGACACCATTGCAGCGAAGTGTGCTCGATAAATATCGCTTCCTAGCGGAGTCCTTAAGGGAATTGAGCGAAACACTTTCAGATCTAAACAACACCCATGAGGACTCAAAACCGGAAGCAATTTTACAAGAGATGCGAGAAATTGAAGTGAAAATATCTCTTGTAAGTACGCTTCTCAAAGGTAGCGTATATTCACTCGTGATACAGCGACGGATGGATCACCAACAAAAACCTTCAGATCTATGA
- the TAF6 gene encoding TATA-binding protein-associated factor TAF6 (similar to uniprot|P53040 Saccharomyces cerevisiae YGL112C TAF6 Subunit (60 kDa) of TFIID and SAGA complexes): MSQQSSQQQSYTIWSPHDTVKDVADSLGISNTNDDVLRSLAMDVEYRILEIVEQAVKFKRHSKRSTLTTSDVAKALRVLNVEPLYGFEEGSAKNEPVKFNKLEGANGQTLYYLDDEEIDFEKLINTPLPEVPRLPTFTAHWLAVEGIQPAIPQNPNINELRLSQVPLQRGAIVSPLNETSVQTSLQTNVNEERQATANGPISTQVKPGAASEAKPLVKHVLSKELQIYFEKVASALTSKEEDINSQRMRAAALTSLKSDTGLHQLVPYFIQFIAEQITHHLEDLELLTTMLEMIYSLLSNQSVFLDPYIHSLMPSILTLLLAKRLGGNGSKNSSDDKIVDQQNKKEFLEKTNAVRDFASSLLDHVLKKFPKVHKSLKPRVTRTLLKTFLDINRSFGTYYGCVRGVSVLGNETIRFFLGNLQNWSKLVFEEYDRSQSEDSKSGKNLTDLEIKLLSTVIVSTLENLKSDLPSSYNPSGDFSEEDKTRLRERCGITVGNVILERDDAKTLYDAIFFGEL, translated from the coding sequence atgtCACAGCAGTCCTCTCAGCAACAATCTTATACAATTTGGTCCCCGCATGATACGGTGAAGGATGTGGCAGATTCACTCGGAATCTCAAATACAAATGATGACGTGTTGAGGTCATTGGCGATGGATGTCGAGTACCGTATTTTGGAAATCGTGGAACAAGCGGTGAAATTTAAGAGACACAGTAAGCGATCTACTTTGACTACAAGCGATGTTGCGAAAGCTTTACGTGTCCTTAACGTCGAGCCATTGTATGGATTCGAGGAAGGATCAGCGAAAAATGAGCCCGTTAAGTTCAATAAGTTGGAGGGCGCTAATGGGCAGACGCTTTATTACCTAGATGATGAGGAGATcgattttgaaaaattgatcaataCTCCATTACCAGAAGTTCCAAGATTACCAACGTTCACGGCGCATTGGCTAGCGGTAGAAGGAATTCAACCTGCCATTCCACAAAATccaaatatcaatgaactAAGGCTGAGTCAAGTTCCGTTGCAAAGAGGAGCAATAGTCTCACCATTAAACGAAACTTCTGTTCAAACCTCTTTACAAACAAATGTCAATGAAGAAAGACAGGCCACCGCAAATGGACCTATCTCGACACAAGTGAAACCAGGTGCAGCAAGTGAAGCTAAGCCATTGGTCAAACACGTTTTGTCTAAAGAATTACAGATATATTTCGAAAAAGTTGCTAGTGCACTTACATCgaaggaagaagatatcaattCACAACGGATGAGAGCAGCAGCTTTAACTTCGTTGAAGTCTGACACAGGACTACATCAGCTTGTTCCATATTTCATACAGTTTATCGCAGAGCAGATTACTCACCATTTAGAGGATTTGGAGTTGTTAACTACAATGTTGGAAATGATATATTCGTTATTGAGTAATCAATCAGTATTTTTGGATCCTTACATTCATTCTCTAATGCCTTCTATCTTAACACTACTATTAGCGAAGAGACTTGGTGGTAATGGCTCGAAAAACTCATCTGACGACAAGATTGTTGACCAgcaaaataaaaaagagtTTTTAGAGAAGACTAATGCTGTCCGTGATTTTGCTAGCTCTTTACTCGATCACGTCTTGAAAAAGTTCCCAAAGGTTCACAAATCGTTGAAACCTCGTGTTACTAGAACTTTACTTAAGACATTCTTGGATATCAATAGATCATTCGGTACTTACTATGGTTGTGTACGTGGTGTTTCTGTCCTCGGTAACGAAACAATAAGATTCTTTTTAGGCAATTTACAAAACTGGTCGAAACTAGTTTTCGAGGAATATGACAGAAGCCAATCGGAAGACAGCAAGAGCGGAAAGAACCTAACTGACTTGGAGATAAAATTATTGTCAACAGTGATAGTGTCCACTTTAGAGAACTTGAAATCTGATCTTCCATCTTCATACAACCCTTCTGGTGATTTTAGTGAGGAGGACAAAACTCGTTTGAGAGAAAGATGCGGAATTACTGTCGGCAACGTAATACTGGAAAGAGACGATGCAAAGACTCTATACGATGCTATATTTTTTGGTGAGCTTTAG